One genomic segment of Meiothermus sp. QL-1 includes these proteins:
- a CDS encoding MarC family protein, producing the protein MLEFALKAFLTLFVLIDPIGLIPLFLALVGSRSYEEQKRIALRATLTAGLLVLSFAFLGNAVLHHLGISLEALKVAGGILLFRIALDMVYARLERETTEEHAESQARADISVFPLAIPLIAGPGTLAAVLILTGTAPGGTWGFGLVLLMAGVVLFITYWSLRAALKFAHSLGRTGINVITRVLGILLAALAVQYVADGLRVLLDLR; encoded by the coding sequence ATGCTTGAATTTGCCCTCAAGGCCTTTCTGACCCTATTCGTGCTGATTGACCCCATCGGCCTGATCCCCCTTTTCCTGGCCTTGGTGGGCAGCCGCAGCTACGAGGAGCAAAAGCGCATAGCCCTAAGGGCCACCCTAACCGCGGGGCTCTTGGTGCTGAGCTTCGCCTTTCTAGGCAACGCGGTGCTTCACCACCTGGGCATCAGCCTGGAGGCGCTCAAGGTCGCGGGGGGCATCCTCCTTTTCCGAATTGCCCTGGACATGGTCTATGCCCGCCTAGAGCGCGAAACCACCGAGGAGCACGCCGAGTCCCAGGCCCGCGCGGACATCTCGGTCTTTCCCCTGGCGATTCCCCTCATCGCCGGGCCCGGCACCCTGGCCGCGGTGCTCATCCTCACCGGCACCGCTCCCGGCGGCACCTGGGGGTTCGGGCTGGTGCTGCTGATGGCCGGGGTGGTGCTCTTCATCACCTACTGGTCGCTTCGGGCCGCCCTCAAGTTCGCCCACTCCCTGGGGCGCACCGGCATCAACGTCATCACCCGGGTGCTGGGGATTCTGCTGGCGGCCCTGGCGGTGCAGTACGTGGCCGACGGCCTGCGGGTCCTGTTAGATCTCCGCTGA
- the argR gene encoding arginine repressor produces the protein MASKEQRQRAIQEIISRESISTQAELVERLRQMNFKVTQATVSRDITELRLVRLPLGGGKHRYVLSGMEVAEHAKEELRRIFPTFVHDVDRGENILVLKVSEGHASGIALLIDRLRRDDIVGTLAGEDSILVVARSKKQALALQEEFEALLTKE, from the coding sequence ATGGCGAGCAAGGAGCAGCGACAACGGGCCATTCAGGAAATTATCAGCCGGGAGAGCATTTCCACCCAGGCTGAGCTGGTGGAACGGCTGCGCCAGATGAACTTCAAGGTCACCCAGGCCACCGTGAGCCGGGACATCACCGAGCTGCGGCTGGTCCGCCTACCTTTGGGAGGGGGCAAGCACAGGTACGTGCTTTCTGGGATGGAGGTGGCCGAGCACGCCAAGGAAGAGCTGCGCCGCATCTTCCCCACCTTTGTGCACGACGTGGACCGAGGGGAGAACATCCTGGTGCTCAAGGTCTCGGAGGGGCACGCCTCGGGCATTGCCCTGCTGATAGACCGCCTGCGCCGCGACGACATCGTGGGCACGCTGGCCGGGGAGGACTCCATCTTGGTGGTAGCCCGCAGCAAGAAGCAGGCCCTTGCCCTGCAAGAGGAGTTCGAGGCCTTGCTGACCAAGGAATAG
- the rpoZ gene encoding DNA-directed RNA polymerase subunit omega, whose translation MAEPGIDKLLTLTDSKYRLTVVTAKRAQQLLRFNFKNTVLEVHEQPKMHTLEGDKPDPNPVTWAMQELLTGRLRVGENLFPEDRLSRAMEQLYPREVESAD comes from the coding sequence GTGGCCGAACCTGGCATCGACAAGCTTTTGACCCTAACCGATTCCAAGTACCGCCTGACGGTGGTAACCGCCAAGCGGGCCCAGCAGCTTTTGCGCTTCAATTTCAAAAACACCGTGCTGGAAGTCCACGAGCAGCCCAAGATGCACACCCTAGAAGGCGACAAGCCCGACCCCAACCCGGTCACCTGGGCCATGCAGGAGCTGCTTACGGGCCGCCTGCGTGTGGGCGAGAACCTCTTCCCCGAGGACCGCCTAAGCCGGGCCATGGAGCAGCTATACCCGCGTGAGGTGGAGAGCGCCGACTAG
- a CDS encoding cupin domain-containing protein, whose protein sequence is MENPWKTFVPQAPTRLGPPEWFTGTVYLSELVTTPAPMHLQVLRVMFAPGARTAWHTHPKGQVLHVEAGIGWFQRWGEPVREMKAGDTIYFPPGEKHWHGASPTHAMVHLAIQEVVNGVSAEWLEPVSEEQYRL, encoded by the coding sequence ATGGAAAACCCCTGGAAAACCTTCGTGCCCCAAGCTCCTACCCGCCTGGGACCTCCAGAGTGGTTCACCGGTACGGTCTACCTGAGCGAGCTGGTGACCACACCAGCCCCCATGCACCTGCAGGTGCTGCGGGTGATGTTTGCCCCCGGAGCCCGCACCGCCTGGCACACCCACCCCAAAGGGCAAGTGCTGCACGTGGAGGCCGGAATCGGCTGGTTCCAGCGCTGGGGGGAGCCGGTTCGGGAGATGAAGGCCGGCGATACCATCTACTTCCCCCCAGGCGAAAAGCACTGGCACGGGGCCAGCCCCACTCATGCCATGGTGCACCTGGCCATCCAGGAAGTGGTGAACGGGGTGAGCGCGGAGTGGCTCGAGCCGGTCTCAGAGGAGCAATACCGGCTTTAG
- a CDS encoding NADH:flavin oxidoreductase/NADH oxidase has protein sequence MSLLFSPLKLRSLTLRNRIVMSPMCQYSAQDGHVTDWHLLHYPTRAVGGVGLILVEATAVEARGVISPDDLGIWSDEHVAGLRALAQRIKATGAVPGIQLAHAGRKAGVSSPWQGGKPLHRFTPVAPSPLPFNQGWPVPQALDEAGLEEVCTAFCQGARRALAAGFEVLELHMAHGYLLHSFLSPLTNQRSDGYGGSRENRMRFPLSVVEAVRTVWPAELPLWVRVSASDWVEGGWGPDDTVAFAAELQKRGVDLLDCSSGGALPGIKIPVAPGYQVPFAAQVRAATGLSTGAVGLISEPLQAEAILQAGQADVVLLGRVLLREPYWPYRAAQALGERAWPVQYERAF, from the coding sequence GTGAGCCTGCTCTTCAGCCCCCTAAAGCTTCGCTCGCTGACCCTCAGGAACCGAATTGTCATGTCGCCGATGTGCCAGTACTCCGCGCAGGATGGTCACGTAACCGACTGGCACCTCCTCCACTACCCCACGCGGGCGGTGGGCGGGGTGGGGCTCATCCTGGTCGAGGCCACCGCGGTGGAGGCCCGCGGGGTCATCAGCCCGGACGACCTGGGCATCTGGTCGGACGAGCACGTAGCGGGCCTGCGCGCACTGGCCCAGCGCATCAAAGCAACCGGGGCAGTGCCGGGCATCCAGCTCGCCCACGCAGGGCGCAAGGCCGGGGTCTCGAGCCCCTGGCAAGGTGGAAAGCCCCTCCACCGCTTTACCCCGGTGGCCCCAAGCCCCCTGCCCTTCAACCAGGGCTGGCCGGTGCCGCAGGCGCTGGATGAGGCCGGGCTGGAGGAAGTGTGCACAGCTTTCTGCCAGGGAGCAAGGCGGGCCCTGGCCGCTGGCTTCGAGGTGCTGGAGCTGCACATGGCCCACGGCTACCTGCTGCACTCCTTCCTATCCCCCCTCACCAACCAGCGCTCCGATGGCTATGGGGGCAGCCGGGAAAACCGCATGCGCTTTCCTCTTTCGGTGGTAGAAGCGGTGCGGACGGTCTGGCCAGCCGAGCTGCCCCTGTGGGTGCGGGTCTCGGCCAGCGACTGGGTGGAAGGGGGATGGGGCCCCGACGATACGGTGGCCTTTGCTGCCGAGCTGCAAAAGCGCGGGGTGGACCTGCTGGACTGCTCCTCGGGCGGGGCCCTGCCAGGGATAAAAATTCCGGTGGCCCCAGGCTACCAGGTACCCTTTGCCGCCCAGGTGCGCGCTGCCACAGGCCTGTCCACCGGCGCGGTGGGCCTCATCAGCGAGCCCTTGCAGGCCGAGGCCATCCTCCAGGCAGGGCAGGCCGACGTGGTTCTGCTGGGGCGGGTGCTGCTGAGGGAGCCCTACTGGCCCTACCGGGCCGCCCAGGCCCTGGGGGAGCGGGCCTGGCCGGTACAGTACGAACGAGCCTTCTAG
- a CDS encoding acyl-CoA dehydrogenase family protein, translating into MPIDFTLTDEQKELQKLARRFAKEQIAPIAAEYDAKEEVPWEVVEKLHQVGLLNAIIPEEFGGLGLGMLEEVIIGEELAWGCMGIYTIPMASDLGITPVLLAGTPEQKARFLPRLTEKPALAAFALSEPGNGSDAAALRTRAVRQGDYYVLNGTKTWISNGGEAEWVVVFATVAPELRHKGVIALVVEKGTPGFRAHKLHGKMGQRASGTYELVFEDCRVPVENLLGQEGDGFKIAMRTLDKTRIPVAAGSVGVARRALEEATQYAKTREAFGRPIAEFQAIQFKLAEMLMGIETARAYTYYAAWLVDTGQPHAHAAAIAKAYASEVAFEAANQAIQIHGGYGYMREYPVEKLLRDVKLNQIYEGTNEIQRLIIARHILS; encoded by the coding sequence ATGCCCATAGACTTCACCCTGACCGACGAGCAAAAAGAGCTGCAGAAGCTGGCCCGGCGTTTCGCCAAGGAGCAGATTGCCCCGATTGCCGCCGAGTACGATGCCAAGGAAGAGGTGCCCTGGGAGGTGGTGGAGAAGCTCCACCAGGTGGGTCTTCTAAACGCCATCATCCCCGAGGAGTTCGGTGGGCTTGGGCTTGGGATGCTGGAGGAGGTCATCATCGGAGAGGAGCTGGCCTGGGGTTGCATGGGAATCTACACCATTCCCATGGCCTCTGATCTGGGCATCACCCCGGTCTTGCTGGCCGGGACGCCCGAGCAGAAGGCGCGCTTCTTGCCTAGGCTCACCGAAAAGCCGGCCCTGGCGGCTTTTGCGCTTTCTGAGCCGGGGAACGGTTCCGATGCCGCTGCCCTGCGCACCCGGGCAGTACGCCAGGGGGATTACTACGTGCTAAACGGCACCAAGACCTGGATTTCCAACGGCGGGGAGGCGGAGTGGGTGGTGGTCTTTGCCACGGTGGCCCCTGAGCTGCGGCACAAGGGGGTCATCGCCCTGGTGGTGGAAAAGGGCACCCCGGGCTTTCGTGCCCACAAGCTGCACGGCAAGATGGGCCAACGGGCCAGCGGCACCTACGAGCTGGTCTTTGAGGACTGCCGGGTGCCGGTCGAGAACCTCTTGGGCCAGGAAGGGGATGGCTTCAAGATTGCCATGCGCACCCTGGACAAGACCCGCATCCCGGTGGCCGCGGGCAGCGTGGGGGTGGCGCGGCGGGCCCTGGAGGAGGCCACCCAGTACGCCAAGACCCGCGAGGCTTTTGGCCGGCCGATTGCTGAGTTCCAGGCCATCCAGTTCAAGCTGGCCGAGATGCTGATGGGCATTGAGACCGCCCGCGCCTACACCTACTACGCGGCCTGGCTGGTGGACACTGGCCAGCCCCACGCCCACGCCGCGGCCATCGCCAAGGCCTACGCCTCGGAGGTGGCCTTCGAGGCGGCCAACCAGGCCATCCAGATTCACGGAGGCTACGGCTACATGCGCGAGTACCCGGTGGAGAAGCTTCTGCGCGATGTGAAGCTGAACCAGATCTACGAGGGCACCAACGAAATTCAGCGCCTCATCATCGCGCGGCACATTCTGAGCTGA